The following proteins are encoded in a genomic region of Drosophila willistoni isolate 14030-0811.24 chromosome 3R, UCI_dwil_1.1, whole genome shotgun sequence:
- the LOC6650923 gene encoding insulin-like growth factor-binding protein complex acid labile subunit has translation MLIKQKKHFVYTVAIILLLALVQAEDQQQDDDEDYVQQDVDLTKRLIKVDTMADKCILVETEQNVKRCRGFTFDKENEVAFFDLQTPVRISPDRDTYEVGNQPRLDVLIFQNSTFNTFPLHLFYSLELSELDMRNCQMKHVTWESFLMANNLRILLLSENNIEEIDESTFNYASELQFLFLRGNRLSRLNRKSFKGLRKLQHLDLSGNRLTELAVGIFDDLERLQQIDLSDNQLSFLGNELFGQNSHLLTVNLNTNHLRAIEENAFRRSTNSPPLLAVDLSHNNQLNVLLLNLNAGDLRARNCSLDRVNLYGSVTNVDLSDNRLRELYFTQPEILERLILRNNSLGQLSSLTRVPRLRYLDVGDNPGLGDLPENWQTPALQYLDISNTGQQQLDIDALKGMPQLRKLNISSNNISQIDPPSFMELSHLTHFYLHANNWNCYNLNNLMNILIRPFGITYTPDRYDTDYPGEYVFGIACMYRLTEPETESESSSASASASSSSVEYVSLESQSQNLQHERDQMEIDKLRQELKSVVQHFDAKFDNVFQQLLQLNLKMKSIENINNTLWKDMTVSISN, from the coding sequence ATGttgattaaacaaaaaaaacattttgtatatacGGTGGCAATAATATTGCTCTTGGCCCTGGTTCAAGCTGAAGATCAGCAGCAGGACGATGATGAGGACTATGTCCAACAGGATGTGGATTTGACCAAACGTTTGATTAAAGTCGACACAATGGCCGATAAATGTATTTTGGTGGAGACTGAACAGAATGTGAAACGTTGTCGTGGTTTTACATTCGATAAAGAGAATGAGGTGGCGTTTTTTGATTTGCAAACTCCGGTGCGTATATCACCGGATCGTGATACCTATGAGGTGGGCAATCAACCGCGTTTGGATGTCCTGATATTTCAAAATTCAACATTCAATACATTTCCATTGCATTTGTTCTACTCATTGGAATTGAGTGAGCTGGATATGCGTAATTGTCAAATGAAACATGTGACATGGGAAAGTTTCTTAATGGCCAATAATTTGAGAATTTTGTTATTATCGGAAAATAATATTGAAGAGATCGATGAGAGCACTTTCAACTATGCCAGTGAATTGCAATTCCTATTTCTTCGCGGGAATCGACTCAGTCGTTTGAATCGCAAAAGTTTTAAAGGTTTGAGAAAGTTGCAACATTTGGATTTAAGTGGAAATCGTTTGACGGAATTAGCTGTGGGAATCTTTGATGATTTGGAGAGATTACAACAAATTGATTTATCTGATAATCAATTGAGTTTCTTGGGCAATGAACTATTCGGTCAGAATTCACATCTATTGACCGTCAACTTGAATACGAATCATTTGCGTGCCATTGAGGAAAATGCCTTTCGTCGTTCCACGAATTCACCTCCACTCTTGGCTGTGGATCTCTCGCACAATAATCAACTGAATGTATTGCTATTGAATTTAAATGCCGGCGATTTGCGTGCTCGGAACTGTTCACTGGACCGTGTCAATTTATATGGCTCGGTGACGAATGTCGATTTAAGTGATAATCGCTTGCGAGAGCTTTACTTCACTCAGCCAGAGATACTCGAACGTTTGATTTTGCGTAATAACTCATTGGGACAGTTGTCCTCATTGACGCGAGTGCCACGTTTACGTTATCTGGATGTTGGCGATAATCCCGGTTTGGGTGACTTGCCCGAGAATTGGCAGACACCGGCCCTGCAATACCTTGACATAAGTAATACAGGACAACAGCAATTGGATATTGATGCCCTCAAGGGCATGCCGCAATTGCGAAAATTGAACATATCCTCGAATAATATCAGTCAAATTGATCCACCATCCTTTATGGAACTCTCGCACCTAACACATTTCTATTTGCATGCGAACAATTGGAATTGCTATAATCTCAATAATCTAATGAATATCCTAATACGTCCGTTTGGTATTACCTATACACCAGATCGATATGATACGGATTATCCGGGTGAATATGTTTTTGGCATAGCCTGCATGTATCGTCTGACTGAACCGGAAACCGAATCGGAATCATCTTCCGCATCTGCATCTGCATCCTCTTCATCTGTAGAATATGTTAGCCTCGAATCACAGTCACAAAATTTACAACATGAGCGGGATCAAATGGAAATTGATAAATTGCGGCAGGAGCTAAAGTCAGTGGTGCAACATTTTGATGCCAAATTCGATAATGTCTTTCAGCAATTACTACAATTAAATCttaaaatgaaatcaattgaGAATATAAATAATACGCTATGGAAAGATATGACTGTATCGATTTCAAATTAA